TAATTGCTGAATCTGAACTTATCCCGGAGCCCCGAAGCCCGGGAGCACCGGCGCCACGCTTTGGAACCTTTGACGGCTATCACAACATTAAGCAACGGGTAGCCGTCAGACTACATACGACAACTAGTGGTACCTTGGCCAAACTGTAATTGAGAATCTGTATAGTGAGTGTCTTTGAACTTGTTTCACAGGCCCAGTCAACCAACACTGACTAATTACAAGGCAGCGCGGCCAGATCCCAACTTGCACTACCACTTTACGAAATCCGAACCATTTAGTTGCACGTGCCAGGCGGATATGCCTCGCATCGGAGACGTTGAGAAACGGTGGCTCATTGTTCGTCATTCCTGCTGAAAAGATGTCTCCGGAGTTACGCCAAACCCCCAGCGTCGTCGCGTCGTCTCACCCTCCCCGACGTCCCTCAGTATCAGACATGTTCTCGACGTCCCTCGAGCCAACTTTCCTCGGACTGAGGCAAACCGAGGCAACGAGCCAAACCTCTTTCTGGTCAATTCTCACGTGAACCGACATCCCCTCGTTGATGTGCGGCGTGCCCTTGTCGAGTTGGTGACAGCGGCCCCCCTCGACCACGAACTTGGGCCCGGTCGTGTTCCTTTACGGGCACATTGGCAAGATTGGTAACCGAGACGTGGCCACGAAAAGATGCACGGATGATGGTAAACTCACTTCTTCACATCCCACTCGTCCTAGACCCAGTCTATCTCGGTCTCCCGAGCCAGGAACACCAGCATCAGCTTCATCTCTATCATCGCGAGCTCCGGCCCAGTGCAGTTCCggttgccgaggccgaaaaTCCTCCACGAATGCTTCTTCGGATGCAGCgggtcgccctcgtccttcgTCGCCCAGCGTTCCGGCACGAACTCGTTGGCGCGGGCCTGAAACGCCTCGGACCGGGACTGCGAACGGAGTTCGTCCCAGAGTATGAACCCGTCGGTCGTATAGCGGTCCCCCGTCGTCTCCctgtcgacgacctcctgGTGCGACTGGCCGTCCCGCAAGGGCATAGGGGCCCGGTGGAGACGCAGCGGCTCTTTGATGACGCTGCTGGTGTAGAGGAGAAAGTTCAGCAAGCACGGCGACTCTATGAGCGTTGCGCTCGCCCCAGTCAGGTCGTTTCCGAGAACCTCGTTGTGCTCGGCGCGCAGCTTGCGCCTCACCGGCTGTGAAGATGCCCATTTTCGTGTCGGTTGTACTCCCCACGGCTTTACCTGGAATTCACACAATAAATGACCGAGGAGAATGATGTCGCATTCGTCTCTCTTCTTATACGCCCGCAGAGATGTCTGATAACAGGCAGCATCCCGTTGGATTCATGGCAAGGTCACCTCCTGCGCCACCAGCATATTGGCCGGACAAGGGACAGACCGCTCACTAGGCGCAGGCATCGGCAGACCCCGACTTAGGTAGTTCCAACAAAACATGCTTGGTTTTGAGGGCAATAGGCAGCAGATTTTGCTGATTGCGGGAATGTCTCGCCCTCCAAAGGCAGCTCGAGAGACTGCTACATGCCAAGGTGGAGGAGAACCCTGCTGAAATTTTCCTGCATTATGAATAGTCATTTTTTGTCGATTATCGATGCTGAAGAACATGAAGCAGTGCTTGATCAAGTAAAGCAATACCTGCTGTAGCTGCTGGCCGGGTGATAAAGCTGTCTATTAGTTGGTGTGCTTACTAAGCGCGCTTACTAAGTCAAAATGATGGGGCGCCACTCTAGCCCCCTGTGGCTGTGCATAGCctcaacgccggcatcaCAAACCGCCAAGATGAAAAAGAGGTGAAGACTCACTTCACTTGAGAACCCCCATTCGCAAAGGGCGATATGGCAAAAAACTATAGGGCCCTAACCAGGGATCGAACCTGGGACCTCTTCCAGTGAGTTACGAGATATCTCTTGATAACCCTAAGGAAGAATCATACCGCTAGA
The DNA window shown above is from Colletotrichum destructivum chromosome 2, complete sequence and carries:
- a CDS encoding Putative cytochrome P450, with product MLVAQEPVRRKLRAEHNEVLGNDLTGASATLIESPCLLNFLLYTSSVIKEPLRLHRAPMPLRDGQSHQEVVDRETTGDRYTTDGFILWDELRSQSRSEAFQARANEFVPERWATKDEGDPLHPKKHSWRIFGLGNRNCTGPELAMIEMKLMLVFLARETEIDWV